One window of the Lactobacillus sp. PV034 genome contains the following:
- a CDS encoding putative quinol monooxygenase → MSLTINLYYTGKNGSAHRFVEEMEKSGIAQHIREEEGNERYEYFVPVNDPETVLLIDSWADQAAIDKHHASPMMAELAKLREKYDLHMKVERYVPAPEPKNDEKFIRK, encoded by the coding sequence ATGAGTTTAACTATTAACCTTTACTATACTGGTAAAAATGGTAGTGCGCATCGTTTTGTAGAAGAAATGGAAAAAAGCGGAATTGCGCAACACATTAGAGAAGAAGAGGGAAATGAGCGCTATGAGTATTTCGTTCCAGTTAATGATCCAGAAACTGTTTTATTGATTGATAGTTGGGCGGACCAAGCGGCTATTGACAAGCACCATGCAAGTCCAATGATGGCTGAGTTAGCAAAGCTTCGTGAAAAATATGATTTGCATATGAAAGTTGAACGCTATGTTCCTGCACCGGAACCAAAAAATGATGAAAAATTTATCAGAAAATAA
- a CDS encoding ATP-binding protein, translated as MKNKKKLYSRSTIIYSSVIAFIIVCLICVLLYGIIVYAPYGIMPKNGAPYIVGGGATVSLFVLVFIIVYLILNPLLRSLNKLVVGMQKVADGDLKTRLPDKSSRLLKKPFENFNKMAAELDSTELLKEDFVSQFSHEFKTPISSINGFAKLLTDKNVPATKKEEYAAIIAEESERLSKLSGQVMMLTNLENRSIVTKKENIEIDEELRKTIISLLPAIEAKKLNYELNLVKISYHTNAELLKEVWINLINNSIKFTPEGGTIFVACKENKSQVRVLIGNNGPEISEEDKQKIFDKFYQGETDAKSQGLGLGLAIVSKIINLLNGKINILSDYQNNKGTFFEIILPK; from the coding sequence TTGAAAAATAAGAAAAAATTATATTCGCGATCAACGATTATTTATTCAAGTGTAATAGCTTTTATTATTGTATGTCTTATTTGCGTGCTGCTTTATGGGATTATAGTATATGCACCTTATGGAATAATGCCCAAGAATGGTGCTCCCTATATTGTAGGTGGAGGTGCAACGGTAAGCTTATTTGTTTTAGTATTTATTATTGTTTACCTAATTTTAAATCCATTGCTCAGGTCATTGAACAAATTAGTAGTAGGAATGCAAAAAGTTGCTGATGGGGATTTAAAGACGCGCTTACCTGATAAATCTAGTCGTTTACTTAAGAAACCATTTGAGAACTTTAATAAAATGGCAGCTGAATTAGATAGCACAGAATTATTGAAGGAAGATTTTGTTAGTCAATTTTCGCATGAGTTTAAAACACCAATTTCTTCAATTAATGGCTTTGCAAAATTACTGACTGATAAGAATGTTCCAGCTACTAAAAAAGAAGAATATGCAGCAATCATTGCAGAAGAATCAGAAAGATTAAGCAAATTATCGGGACAAGTTATGATGTTGACTAACTTAGAAAATAGGTCAATCGTAACTAAAAAAGAAAATATCGAAATTGATGAAGAATTACGTAAAACAATAATTTCTTTATTACCAGCAATTGAAGCAAAAAAGCTTAATTATGAATTGAATCTTGTAAAAATTAGTTATCACACTAATGCAGAATTACTAAAAGAAGTATGGATTAACCTAATCAATAATTCGATTAAATTTACCCCAGAAGGTGGCACGATTTTTGTGGCCTGCAAAGAAAATAAAAGTCAGGTCAGGGTGCTGATTGGAAATAATGGCCCAGAAATTAGTGAAGAAGATAAACAGAAGATTTTTGATAAATTTTATCAAGGGGAAACTGATGCTAAAAGTCAAGGACTGGGCTTAGGTTTAGCAATCGTAAGCAAGATAATTAATTTATTGAACGGTAAGATCAATATTTTATCTGATTATCAAAATAATAAAGGTACATTTTTTGAAATTATCTTACCTAAGTAA
- a CDS encoding low temperature requirement protein A, whose translation MNHILTKRVSLIELFYDLVYVYMISRATSLIHHLHHGIITPVTLAIFALVIIIFINSWMFQTVFTNRYGTSSWTNIIFSFIDMGIVLYMSNAFSATFDQHLATFFLAAGLLSLTLCIQYIIVYAQVNKKYDKEISRAFALILAVRTITLLIGGIFPNRIGTTIALIGIIITWIAPAFTGKYTSHHPIIFSHLLERLIALIILMFGETIVGIANYFTQTNLSIYSILIFISVVSLFFTYIVEFDHMINEEQTKETGNLLIYLHYFILFGISLVTVSLNFINEESAQPIFAITCLFIGLVLFYIGLWIANYLYWSMDC comes from the coding sequence ATGAATCATATTTTAACAAAACGCGTTTCATTAATTGAATTATTTTACGACTTAGTTTATGTTTACATGATTTCCCGGGCAACAAGTTTAATTCACCATCTTCATCATGGAATTATAACTCCAGTAACCCTTGCTATCTTTGCCTTGGTGATCATTATCTTTATTAATTCATGGATGTTTCAAACCGTCTTTACTAATCGCTATGGAACTTCTTCCTGGACCAATATTATCTTTTCCTTTATTGATATGGGAATTGTCCTCTATATGTCGAATGCTTTTTCTGCAACTTTCGACCAACACCTGGCGACTTTCTTTCTAGCGGCGGGATTACTTTCTTTGACTTTGTGTATTCAATATATAATTGTTTATGCGCAAGTAAACAAAAAATACGATAAAGAAATTTCTCGTGCCTTTGCCCTTATTTTGGCAGTTCGTACAATTACTCTTTTAATCGGCGGGATTTTTCCTAATAGAATTGGTACAACAATTGCTCTTATAGGAATTATTATCACTTGGATTGCTCCAGCATTTACCGGGAAATATACTTCCCATCATCCAATTATATTTTCTCATTTATTAGAAAGACTCATAGCCTTAATAATTTTGATGTTTGGAGAAACTATTGTTGGAATTGCTAATTATTTTACTCAAACCAATTTATCTATTTATTCAATTTTAATTTTTATTAGTGTTGTAAGCTTATTTTTTACATATATTGTTGAATTTGATCATATGATTAATGAAGAACAAACAAAGGAAACCGGAAACTTATTGATTTATTTACATTATTTCATTTTATTTGGTATTAGTCTCGTTACTGTTTCACTTAATTTTATTAATGAAGAATCAGCACAACCAATTTTTGCGATTACTTGTCTATTTATTGGCTTAGTACTCTTTTATATTGGTCTATGGATTGCTAATTATTTATATTGGTCTATGGATTGCTAA
- a CDS encoding toxin-antitoxin system translates to MDILKARKQGNSLMVAIPKSFNISSGTKLRPKLTKKGIYYEFVDEDNFFDFDEDILKDLITQGYEGADLIKQFHKMKKTIPAALNTLVTETEDTTPLTKEEAAKEFGI, encoded by the coding sequence ATGGACATATTAAAAGCACGTAAACAAGGAAATTCTCTTATGGTTGCCATTCCAAAGTCATTTAACATTTCCTCAGGAACAAAACTTAGACCTAAATTAACCAAAAAAGGAATTTACTATGAATTCGTAGATGAAGATAACTTTTTTGATTTCGATGAAGATATTTTAAAAGATTTAATTACCCAAGGATATGAAGGTGCTGATCTTATTAAACAATTTCATAAGATGAAAAAAACTATTCCTGCAGCCCTCAATACCTTAGTTACTGAAACTGAAGATACCACTCCACTTACCAAAGAGGAGGCGGCAAAAGAGTTTGGCATATAG
- a CDS encoding APC family permease, whose amino-acid sequence MNNQPPADKLKRSIGFWSALSIVIGTIIGSGIFFKQASVLDSAKSSTMTILAWVLGGLITLTGGLTIAEIGAQMPYTGGLYVYIERLYGRIIGFLAGWMQVIVYGPAIIASVAGFMSILMVNFFGLSSAWRIPLALITIILIGILNFFDNKVGSAFSVITTIGKMVPIAAIIIFGIFWGKQDAFGQTLTQLNHTSGGFGVAILATLFGYDGWILIATLGGEMKNPQKVLPKAIILGISAVLIIYTLITAGILRFIPVNLIHRLGENTTAYLATKAFGKIGGKLLTAGIIISMMGTLNGKIITFPRIVYAMAERQDLPFSKFLSYLTPKGKSPLVATAFIVLLATVLMIFFDPDHLSDLCVFTIYCFYVLAFFGIFILRKKNSQRPFSTPLYPLVPIVAIIGGLYIIVSEIINDPAGVGLFLSMVIIGLPILYLVKKYYSQKEN is encoded by the coding sequence ATGAATAATCAACCGCCTGCTGATAAACTTAAACGCTCAATTGGCTTTTGGTCAGCACTATCAATTGTTATTGGAACCATCATCGGATCAGGAATCTTTTTTAAGCAAGCTTCTGTTTTAGATAGTGCCAAAAGTTCAACAATGACCATTTTAGCCTGGGTCTTAGGTGGATTAATCACTTTAACTGGTGGATTAACCATTGCTGAAATTGGTGCTCAAATGCCTTATACTGGGGGACTTTACGTTTATATTGAACGACTTTATGGGCGAATCATCGGCTTTTTAGCCGGCTGGATGCAAGTTATTGTCTACGGTCCCGCTATTATTGCTTCAGTGGCTGGTTTTATGAGTATTCTAATGGTCAATTTCTTTGGTTTATCCAGTGCTTGGCGCATTCCTTTAGCTCTCATCACCATCATTCTTATTGGTATTTTGAACTTTTTTGATAACAAAGTTGGTTCTGCATTTTCTGTAATTACCACCATCGGAAAAATGGTTCCCATTGCCGCTATCATTATCTTTGGCATCTTTTGGGGTAAACAAGATGCCTTTGGGCAGACTCTTACCCAGCTCAATCACACTAGTGGCGGTTTTGGAGTAGCTATTTTAGCAACTTTATTTGGTTATGATGGTTGGATTTTAATTGCTACTTTAGGAGGAGAAATGAAAAATCCTCAAAAAGTTTTACCAAAGGCAATCATCTTAGGGATCAGTGCAGTTTTAATTATTTACACTTTAATTACTGCCGGTATTTTACGTTTTATTCCAGTCAACTTAATCCATCGTCTTGGAGAAAACACAACGGCTTACTTAGCTACTAAGGCTTTTGGTAAGATTGGTGGGAAACTACTAACTGCCGGCATTATTATCTCAATGATGGGAACCCTAAATGGAAAAATTATTACTTTTCCTAGAATTGTTTATGCCATGGCAGAAAGACAAGACTTACCATTTTCAAAATTTCTTTCTTACTTAACCCCTAAAGGCAAATCTCCCTTAGTAGCTACTGCATTTATCGTCCTTTTAGCTACTGTTTTAATGATCTTCTTTGATCCAGACCACTTATCAGATTTGTGTGTATTTACTATTTATTGTTTCTACGTGTTAGCCTTCTTTGGAATTTTTATTTTAAGAAAGAAAAACAGTCAGCGCCCGTTTAGTACACCTTTATACCCACTAGTTCCAATTGTTGCTATCATTGGTGGACTTTATATCATCGTCAGTGAAATTATTAATGATCCAGCAGGTGTTGGCTTATTCTTAAGCATGGTAATTATTGGTTTACCAATTCTCTATCTTGTTAAAAAATATTACTCACAAAAAGAAAATTAA
- a CDS encoding TMEM175 family protein has protein sequence MPNRNQHGFERLTDKEKEILNQNREKIHQAQAKEPEKLREHLQAFNDGVLAIIITIIVLEIKPPLAPNTYSKFIGDIFIFLITFFIIADFWYDLHLDFSYFIFKPGKATAIVDFLLLADLSLLPIMTKWIMEDTSSFAVANFGIVFLIAKILRIIEQYVGTMPTMKDYKIMNVFITRASLRRMIGILILNIVLIILALFLPRLAMVLYLAIPILSFIFLSNNFSGRHRQNKSSAD, from the coding sequence ATGCCAAATAGAAATCAACACGGCTTTGAAAGATTGACAGATAAAGAAAAAGAAATTTTAAATCAAAATCGAGAAAAAATTCATCAAGCTCAAGCTAAAGAACCAGAAAAACTACGTGAACACTTACAAGCATTCAATGATGGTGTTTTAGCAATTATTATCACAATTATTGTTTTAGAAATAAAACCACCACTGGCACCAAATACTTATTCAAAATTTATTGGCGATATTTTCATTTTCTTGATTACTTTTTTTATAATTGCTGACTTTTGGTATGACCTTCACTTAGATTTTTCTTATTTTATTTTCAAACCAGGTAAGGCTACAGCAATTGTAGATTTCCTCTTGTTAGCTGATCTATCATTATTACCAATTATGACCAAGTGGATAATGGAAGATACTTCTAGTTTTGCGGTGGCTAATTTTGGAATAGTATTTTTAATTGCTAAAATTCTTAGAATTATTGAACAATATGTAGGTACCATGCCGACAATGAAGGATTACAAAATTATGAATGTTTTTATTACTCGAGCTTCTTTGCGTCGAATGATTGGGATTTTAATATTAAATATCGTCTTAATTATTCTTGCTTTATTCCTACCACGTTTAGCTATGGTCCTATATCTAGCAATTCCAATTCTTTCATTTATTTTTCTTTCAAATAACTTCTCAGGAAGACATAGACAAAATAAAAGTTCTGCTGATTAA
- a CDS encoding GNAT family N-acetyltransferase, translated as MKLELKEIDLTHVTEEYELFSSMPKDENGFENEYAGLTFDEFKTKAIPAMLDMAAGKNLPAGYVPATTYVLWLNGAAVGVFKLRHHLTDFLRQGPGHLGYGIKKEYRGQGLASQGLHLALEKAKSIIPEPELYLACHKDNPASLKVMQNNGGYLDHEDEKEYYVRIPLKE; from the coding sequence GTGAAGCTAGAATTAAAAGAAATTGATTTAACTCATGTTACAGAAGAATATGAATTATTTTCATCAATGCCCAAAGATGAAAATGGTTTTGAGAATGAATATGCTGGTTTAACTTTTGATGAATTTAAGACTAAGGCAATTCCTGCTATGTTAGATATGGCAGCAGGAAAGAATTTGCCAGCTGGGTATGTTCCTGCAACCACTTATGTTTTATGGCTAAATGGTGCAGCTGTTGGAGTTTTTAAGTTACGCCATCATTTAACTGATTTTTTACGCCAAGGGCCTGGACATTTGGGCTATGGTATTAAAAAAGAATATCGCGGCCAAGGCTTAGCTAGCCAGGGGCTACATTTAGCATTAGAAAAAGCCAAAAGTATTATTCCTGAACCTGAGCTTTATCTTGCTTGTCACAAGGATAATCCTGCTTCACTAAAGGTAATGCAAAATAATGGCGGCTATCTTGACCATGAAGATGAAAAAGAATATTATGTTCGAATCCCTTTAAAAGAATAA
- a CDS encoding ATP-binding protein: MRATNEQVKRMLQQNIESGEFDAEKSPNQDLSFEKLSERLKETGRDFNPGSLRMVNNSHFYNNAAYLVSDQNTIRTKIAIYQGNDVAEFKDKREFKGSIITQINDLLYYISLNNQTKIQITGSAERKEVKNFPEIAIREAIVNAFAHRDYLLHSFIKIEIFDDRLEILSPGGIPDGLTLEEVKDGMTAVRNP, translated from the coding sequence GTGAGAGCAACTAATGAGCAAGTTAAAAGAATGCTTCAACAAAATATAGAGAGTGGAGAATTTGATGCAGAAAAATCTCCTAATCAAGATCTTAGTTTTGAAAAGCTATCGGAAAGACTTAAAGAAACAGGAAGAGACTTTAATCCTGGTTCGCTTCGAATGGTAAATAATTCTCATTTTTACAATAATGCTGCTTATTTAGTAAGTGATCAAAATACAATTAGAACCAAAATTGCTATTTATCAGGGAAATGATGTTGCTGAGTTTAAAGATAAAAGAGAATTTAAGGGATCAATTATCACTCAAATAAATGACTTGCTTTATTATATTTCCCTAAATAATCAAACTAAAATTCAAATTACAGGATCAGCTGAAAGAAAAGAGGTTAAAAATTTTCCGGAAATTGCTATACGTGAAGCTATAGTTAATGCGTTTGCGCATAGAGATTATTTATTGCATTCGTTTATAAAAATTGAAATATTTGATGATAGATTAGAGATTTTATCGCCGGGCGGTATACCAGATGGATTAACTTTAGAGGAAGTTAAAGATGGAATGACAGCGGTAAGAAATCCTTAA
- a CDS encoding DegV family protein — MTTRIITDSSANFYDKNIDGVEHISVPLSLRVDDKEWTDDEKLDLTAFQAALKATDDKSTSSCPNLNAWLDAYRGADEIFVITITSALSGSYNAAVQAAKIYHEEDPSAKILVFDSRSAGPQLQLLARKIASLVNKGYSFEEIVKEAESYQHHIALIFALKDLTNLANNGRVSNTVAKMAGLLRLNIIGTANNKGEFELAGKARGAKKAQTKMLSDMIKNGYIGGKVQIDQVNNVEGAEAFKQVILDKFPEADVHIGECGGLCSYYAEEGGLMVGYEK; from the coding sequence ATGACAACAAGAATTATCACAGATTCAAGTGCAAATTTTTATGACAAAAACATCGATGGCGTTGAACACATCAGTGTGCCTCTTTCATTAAGAGTCGATGATAAAGAGTGGACAGATGATGAAAAACTTGATCTAACAGCTTTTCAAGCAGCCTTAAAAGCTACTGATGATAAATCAACTTCTTCTTGTCCTAACCTAAATGCATGGCTTGACGCTTATCGTGGCGCTGACGAAATTTTTGTTATTACAATTACCAGTGCCTTATCTGGAAGCTACAACGCGGCAGTCCAAGCAGCAAAAATTTATCATGAAGAAGATCCTTCAGCTAAGATACTAGTCTTTGATTCACGTTCAGCAGGTCCTCAACTTCAACTTTTAGCTCGTAAAATTGCTAGTCTAGTTAATAAGGGATATTCTTTCGAAGAAATTGTTAAAGAGGCTGAAAGCTACCAACACCACATTGCTTTGATCTTTGCTTTGAAAGACTTAACCAATCTTGCAAACAACGGGCGTGTTTCTAACACCGTGGCTAAGATGGCTGGTTTATTAAGACTAAATATTATTGGAACTGCAAATAATAAAGGTGAATTCGAACTTGCCGGCAAGGCTCGTGGTGCCAAAAAAGCTCAAACTAAGATGCTTTCTGATATGATTAAAAATGGTTATATTGGCGGAAAAGTTCAAATCGATCAAGTAAATAATGTTGAAGGTGCCGAAGCTTTTAAGCAAGTAATCTTAGATAAATTTCCAGAAGCTGATGTACACATTGGTGAATGTGGCGGCTTATGTAGTTACTATGCTGAAGAAGGCGGCTTAATGGTTGGCTATGAAAAATAA
- a CDS encoding MFS transporter, which translates to MFKFLKPAPTATKKVPKEKIKSSYLWHQTGVLLAIVIGYIGYYIIRLIFTTEQKSISQTYGLSTAQLGLVMSCFGVGYAISKLFLGALSDKSNPNHYLATGLIISAILNFGLGLNFAFFFKINNRTVSLVIIMALMLVMSMAQGMGAAPCQKLVQLWWGKKHRGTVYSVWSSAHNAGAAACVAVIQLATWLFHSSIPMVFYTGSIVALLIAAFVLITGSDRPASVGLPPIAEHDGDAPTTEEGKIDQEEITSLSLPQIFVKYILKNKLVWAITLTSMSLYLVRYGIMSWIPSYLTDVKGFSDSFAKWLIGIFEIAAVPGVIILGAVSDLLKGRRAAVCIACVVGLIACLSIYFFATNHTLIVVILMLMGTLIYAPLTLVGLMVNEAVPKFAVGSSTGFMGFFQYLFGETLATALIGILVSKFGWLASNVVLYSAAGLALLLLIYIMFKEKSNPRMQSK; encoded by the coding sequence ATGTTTAAATTTTTGAAACCTGCTCCTACTGCCACGAAGAAGGTTCCGAAGGAGAAAATAAAATCTTCATATTTATGGCATCAAACGGGTGTCTTATTAGCAATTGTTATTGGTTATATTGGATACTATATTATTCGTTTGATCTTTACTACTGAACAAAAGAGTATTAGCCAAACTTATGGTTTAAGTACAGCTCAGTTAGGTTTAGTAATGTCCTGTTTTGGTGTTGGTTATGCTATTTCCAAACTGTTTTTAGGAGCATTGAGTGATAAAAGTAATCCTAATCACTATTTAGCTACTGGATTGATTATTTCCGCAATTTTGAATTTTGGTCTAGGTCTTAACTTTGCCTTCTTTTTCAAAATTAATAATCGAACCGTTTCACTAGTGATTATTATGGCTTTAATGCTGGTAATGTCGATGGCTCAAGGGATGGGGGCTGCTCCATGTCAAAAGTTAGTTCAACTTTGGTGGGGTAAAAAACACCGTGGAACTGTATATTCTGTTTGGTCATCTGCTCACAATGCCGGTGCTGCTGCTTGTGTAGCCGTAATTCAATTGGCAACTTGGTTATTCCATAGTTCAATTCCAATGGTATTCTATACTGGTTCAATTGTTGCTTTATTAATAGCTGCATTTGTTTTAATTACTGGTTCTGATCGTCCAGCTAGTGTTGGATTACCACCTATTGCTGAGCATGATGGTGATGCACCTACAACTGAAGAAGGAAAAATTGATCAAGAAGAAATTACTAGTTTAAGTCTTCCTCAAATTTTCGTTAAATATATTTTAAAGAATAAGCTTGTATGGGCAATTACTCTTACATCAATGTCACTATATTTAGTTCGTTACGGTATTATGTCATGGATTCCAAGTTACCTAACTGACGTAAAGGGATTTAGTGATAGTTTTGCTAAATGGTTAATTGGTATTTTTGAAATTGCTGCTGTACCAGGTGTTATCATTCTTGGTGCTGTTTCTGACCTTTTGAAGGGCCGTCGAGCAGCTGTATGTATCGCTTGTGTAGTTGGCTTAATTGCATGTTTGAGTATTTACTTCTTTGCAACTAACCATACTTTAATTGTTGTAATTTTGATGCTGATGGGTACTTTGATTTACGCTCCATTAACTCTGGTTGGTTTAATGGTTAACGAAGCCGTACCTAAGTTTGCTGTTGGTTCTTCAACTGGATTTATGGGATTCTTCCAGTACTTATTCGGTGAAACCTTGGCAACTGCTTTAATTGGTATCTTGGTAAGTAAATTTGGTTGGCTTGCAAGTAACGTAGTTTTATATAGTGCTGCCGGTTTAGCATTGTTGCTTCTCATCTACATTATGTTTAAAGAAAAAAGTAACCCAAGAATGCAAAGTAAATAA
- a CDS encoding NAD(P)-dependent oxidoreductase, protein MIKVGIIGASGMAGSAIYKLANQQADLEVTGIIRDKDKAEKVLGKDAHLLVGDVLTMDDALLKDFDVIVDAFGTAPKDAAQQIDLAKKLINLSKGTKQRIIFILGAGSLHTGDDDHLVVEDIEKMAGSDAWLNTPKQQLKELEYLRGVNDVDWVGISPSMMFEAGPEAAEYALGGDDLLYNDKGESKVTSGTMARLVVNEILHPTHHQERITIIDK, encoded by the coding sequence ATGATTAAAGTCGGAATTATTGGTGCTTCTGGAATGGCAGGAAGTGCGATTTATAAGTTAGCTAATCAACAGGCAGATTTGGAAGTAACTGGAATTATTCGCGATAAAGATAAGGCAGAAAAAGTTCTAGGTAAAGATGCCCATTTATTAGTGGGGGACGTCTTAACCATGGATGATGCCTTGCTTAAGGATTTTGATGTAATTGTCGATGCTTTTGGTACTGCTCCAAAAGATGCTGCACAACAAATAGACCTAGCTAAAAAATTAATTAATTTAAGTAAGGGTACTAAGCAGCGCATTATCTTTATTTTAGGTGCAGGAAGTCTTCACACTGGTGATGATGATCACCTAGTAGTAGAAGATATTGAAAAGATGGCCGGAAGCGATGCTTGGCTTAATACACCAAAGCAACAATTAAAGGAGCTTGAATATTTACGTGGCGTTAATGACGTAGATTGGGTTGGTATTTCACCTTCAATGATGTTTGAAGCAGGCCCAGAAGCTGCTGAATATGCTTTAGGTGGAGATGATTTACTTTACAATGATAAAGGCGAATCAAAAGTTACCTCAGGTACAATGGCTCGCTTGGTAGTAAATGAAATTTTACATCCAACTCACCACCAAGAACGAATTACAATTATAGATAAATAG
- a CDS encoding YjjG family noncanonical pyrimidine nucleotidase: MKYKQIIFDVDDTLIDFASTEDYALRTLFRLHNWKLTPEIQKQFHTYNQALWRQLEQEEITVDELNEKVFRDFVKRIYGEAINGPEVMDEYHSYFGETHKLLPGVEDTLRFAQKKGYKLTVFSNGENFMQHHRLQLAGIEDYFDLIVTSDQAHYSKPNEHAFDYFFSRTEIGPNETIFFGDGLQSDILGSEKYGVDSIWYNHRHRKNTLNLHPLFEVETYPEFVKLMQNDFEKAY; this comes from the coding sequence ATGAAATATAAACAAATAATTTTTGATGTAGATGATACTTTGATTGATTTTGCTTCTACAGAAGATTATGCCTTACGTACTTTATTCCGATTACATAATTGGAAATTAACACCTGAAATTCAAAAACAATTCCATACTTATAATCAAGCTTTATGGCGTCAACTTGAACAAGAAGAGATCACGGTTGATGAACTGAATGAAAAAGTTTTTCGTGATTTTGTTAAAAGAATTTATGGTGAAGCAATTAATGGCCCAGAAGTAATGGATGAATATCATTCTTATTTTGGTGAAACTCACAAGTTACTTCCTGGAGTAGAGGATACTTTACGTTTTGCTCAGAAAAAGGGTTATAAACTAACTGTTTTTTCCAATGGTGAGAACTTTATGCAACATCATCGCTTACAGCTAGCTGGAATTGAAGACTATTTTGATTTAATTGTCACCTCTGATCAGGCTCATTATTCTAAACCTAATGAACATGCCTTTGATTATTTCTTCAGTCGCACTGAAATTGGGCCAAATGAAACAATCTTTTTTGGTGATGGGCTTCAATCCGATATTTTGGGTTCTGAGAAATATGGTGTAGATAGTATTTGGTATAATCACCGTCACCGTAAAAACACCTTAAATTTGCATCCTTTATTTGAAGTAGAAACTTATCCTGAATTTGTTAAATTGATGCAAAATGATTTTGAAAAAGCGTATTAA
- a CDS encoding ATP-binding protein yields the protein MHNPFNPSFGKIPPVLLGRKEIREDYEEELNNPNTPYQTAIVYGMRGVGKTTFLTEVSQKLSEKEDWLVVDLAMGTNLLENLIDDLYRKSTSKVQKMLDSLKGISFSAVGLQISASVGKPTVSTYQGILQSILTTLTDQGIHVLITIDEVKATKELRSFAAFYQLLIRKNLFVNLLMTGLPENISELQNEDVLTFLLRSPRIGLSPLSLFEIKATYKKIFEKSEIKISDKIAGEMAKMTKGYSYAFQLLGYLAWKDGRETGKITAKMLHQLLPTYIAELEKNSYSKIYQEFSEKDRLFLKAMAAINKTTVSITEIRNKMGKSSGYISMYRRRLLDAQVIESNGYGKVTFTLPYFKEFIAEMEEFEVE from the coding sequence ATGCATAATCCATTTAATCCTAGTTTTGGAAAAATTCCCCCAGTTTTATTGGGGAGAAAAGAAATTCGAGAAGATTACGAAGAAGAGCTAAATAATCCCAATACTCCTTATCAAACGGCAATTGTTTATGGCATGAGAGGAGTAGGAAAAACTACTTTTTTAACAGAAGTAAGTCAAAAATTGTCTGAAAAAGAAGACTGGCTTGTAGTTGATTTAGCAATGGGAACAAATTTACTAGAAAATTTAATCGATGATTTATATCGTAAATCAACAAGTAAAGTCCAAAAAATGCTAGATTCATTAAAGGGAATTAGTTTTTCTGCAGTAGGCTTGCAAATATCTGCTTCTGTAGGTAAACCAACAGTTTCAACTTATCAAGGTATTTTACAAAGTATCCTTACTACATTAACTGATCAAGGGATCCATGTTTTGATAACTATTGATGAAGTAAAAGCTACCAAAGAGTTGCGTTCTTTTGCAGCTTTTTATCAATTGTTGATTAGAAAGAATCTGTTTGTAAATTTATTAATGACTGGCCTTCCAGAGAATATTTCTGAATTACAAAATGAAGATGTACTTACCTTTTTATTGAGAAGTCCACGTATAGGCCTCTCACCACTTAGTCTTTTTGAAATAAAGGCAACCTATAAAAAGATCTTCGAAAAATCTGAGATTAAGATTAGCGATAAGATAGCCGGAGAAATGGCTAAAATGACGAAGGGCTATTCCTATGCCTTTCAATTATTAGGTTATTTAGCTTGGAAAGATGGCCGAGAGACGGGAAAGATAACTGCCAAAATGTTGCATCAGCTTCTTCCAACTTATATAGCTGAACTAGAAAAAAATTCTTATTCAAAGATATATCAAGAGTTTTCTGAAAAAGATCGGCTATTTCTAAAGGCGATGGCTGCTATTAATAAAACTACTGTTTCGATAACTGAAATTAGAAATAAAATGGGAAAAAGCAGCGGTTATATTTCAATGTATCGGAGACGCTTATTAGATGCTCAAGTAATTGAAAGCAATGGGTATGGCAAAGTAACTTTTACCTTGCCATACTTTAAAGAATTTATAGCTGAAATGGAAGAGTTTGAAGTTGAATAA